A single window of Pirellulales bacterium DNA harbors:
- a CDS encoding extracellular solute-binding protein, producing the protein MDALLRRLSLLLLVVAIAACTSPAPLPEVVAYTALDAEFSQPVFETFKGQSGITVLAKFDTESTKTVGLAAAIIEEESRPRCDVFWNNEILNTLRLEKRGLLEPFPSATDEVLPEMYRSPNDTWHALAARARVLIVNTEVTKKDGKTPRSILDLADGRWHGRAGIAKPLFGTTATQAACLFAFWGPDKAKQFFQDLKDNQVQIMAGNKQVALAVGTGQLALGLTDTDDAIAEIDKAMPVAIIYPDQGDNQIGTLFIPNTVSIIKGAPHPHAARRLVDFLLSSEVESQLALSSSAQIPLHSNVDVASRLKIPEGIKQMQVDFAAAADIWDTTARFLRDEFTGP; encoded by the coding sequence ATGGATGCCTTACTTCGCAGGCTGTCTCTGCTGCTTTTAGTCGTTGCCATCGCTGCCTGCACGTCGCCGGCCCCTTTGCCAGAGGTTGTGGCCTATACGGCCCTCGACGCCGAGTTCTCGCAGCCGGTCTTCGAAACCTTCAAAGGGCAAAGTGGCATCACGGTGTTGGCGAAGTTTGACACCGAATCAACAAAGACGGTTGGTCTTGCCGCCGCAATTATCGAAGAAGAGTCGCGTCCTCGTTGCGACGTCTTTTGGAACAACGAAATACTCAATACTCTGCGGCTGGAAAAGCGCGGATTGCTCGAGCCATTTCCCTCGGCCACCGACGAGGTTCTGCCAGAGATGTACCGCTCGCCGAACGATACCTGGCACGCGCTGGCGGCACGAGCGCGCGTGCTGATCGTAAATACCGAGGTGACAAAGAAGGACGGTAAAACGCCGCGGTCGATACTCGATCTTGCGGACGGTCGTTGGCACGGTCGCGCGGGCATCGCCAAGCCGCTATTCGGCACCACCGCCACGCAGGCAGCCTGCCTATTTGCCTTTTGGGGACCCGATAAAGCCAAGCAGTTCTTCCAGGATCTGAAGGACAACCAGGTACAGATCATGGCCGGCAACAAGCAAGTTGCGTTGGCTGTCGGCACCGGGCAGTTGGCCCTCGGGCTGACCGACACAGACGACGCGATCGCCGAAATCGACAAGGCCATGCCCGTGGCGATCATTTATCCCGACCAAGGAGATAATCAGATCGGCACCCTGTTCATTCCCAACACGGTAAGCATCATCAAAGGCGCGCCGCACCCTCACGCGGCCCGACGGCTGGTGGATTTCCTACTCTCGTCCGAGGTGGAATCGCAACTGGCGTTGTCGTCGAGTGCGCAGATTCCGCTTCATTCCAACGTCGACGTGGCGTCGCGATTGAAAATACCAGAAGGAATCAAGCAGATGCAGGTCGACTTTGCGGCCGCCGCCGACATTTGGGACACGACCGCAAGGTTCCTGCGCGATGAATTCACAGGACCATAA
- a CDS encoding DEAD/DEAH box helicase has translation MMSALEQAGYIEPTAIQAGLIPRALVGVDVLGQARTGTGKTAAFAIPIIERLQSHRDHRGPQALVLVPTRELAVQVREEFAKLAHGRKVHAVALYGGKPIREQMEKLRRGAEVVVGTPGRVLDHIGRGTLQLDGLTTVVLDEADRMLDIGFRPDIEKILRRCPSDRQTLLLSATVPPPVERLSRRYMRDPESLNFSPGEVAVDTIDQYYFTVAPDRKLELVVRLLKREDPRQSIIFCRTKRGVEKVQRNLSKRTECVDCIHGDLQQNARDRVMASFREGKVRHLVATDVVGRGIDVSNISHIINYDIPAFCDDYVHRVGRTGRMGREGVAYTFVTPEEGPELTRIEMRIERLLKRDEIEGFEAVSRVAPPVASGQAGTPQNDHSAGDTGDQPAPPKPPAMGRGGRPPRRIRRAL, from the coding sequence ATGATGTCAGCTCTGGAACAGGCCGGATACATCGAGCCCACTGCCATTCAAGCCGGGCTGATTCCCCGCGCCCTCGTCGGAGTCGACGTGCTTGGGCAAGCGCGCACCGGAACCGGCAAGACAGCTGCCTTCGCCATACCCATTATCGAGCGGTTGCAATCGCACCGCGACCATCGCGGGCCACAGGCATTGGTGCTCGTGCCCACACGCGAGCTTGCCGTGCAAGTGCGCGAGGAGTTCGCCAAGCTAGCCCATGGCCGCAAGGTCCACGCGGTAGCGCTCTATGGCGGCAAGCCGATCCGCGAGCAAATGGAAAAGCTGCGGCGCGGCGCCGAAGTGGTGGTTGGCACCCCCGGGCGCGTCTTGGATCATATTGGACGGGGCACGTTGCAATTGGATGGATTGACGACGGTGGTGCTCGACGAAGCCGATCGAATGCTCGATATCGGGTTCCGCCCCGACATCGAAAAGATTCTCCGCCGCTGCCCAAGCGATCGCCAAACGCTGCTACTGAGCGCCACGGTGCCTCCGCCGGTCGAGCGCTTGTCACGGCGTTACATGCGCGATCCGGAAAGTCTGAACTTCTCACCGGGCGAAGTGGCGGTTGACACGATCGATCAATATTATTTCACTGTGGCGCCGGATCGAAAGCTAGAGCTCGTGGTGCGTTTGCTGAAGCGCGAAGATCCACGGCAATCGATCATCTTTTGTCGGACCAAACGCGGCGTCGAAAAAGTGCAGCGCAATCTGTCGAAGCGCACGGAGTGCGTGGATTGCATCCACGGCGACTTGCAGCAGAATGCCCGCGACCGCGTCATGGCCAGCTTTCGCGAGGGCAAAGTGCGTCACCTGGTGGCGACCGATGTCGTCGGTCGCGGCATCGACGTGAGCAACATCTCGCACATCATCAATTACGATATCCCGGCATTTTGCGATGACTACGTGCATCGCGTCGGTCGTACTGGCCGCATGGGACGCGAGGGGGTGGCGTACACGTTCGTCACTCCGGAAGAAGGTCCCGAGCTGACTCGCATCGAGATGCGTATCGAACGGCTGCTGAAACGGGACGAAATCGAGGGCTTCGAGGCTGTTTCCCGTGTGGCACCACCGGTCGCTAGCGGACAAGCTGGCACGCCCCAGAATGATCATTCGGCAGGGGATACGGGCGATCAGCCTGCCCCACCCAAGCCACCTGCCATGGGCCGCGGTGGACGCCCGCCTCGTCGTATTCGCCGCGCACTGTAG
- a CDS encoding pyridoxal phosphate-dependent aminotransferase: MGLSISRAVEALEPSATIAMAAKARQLKSTGKTVYDFSLGEPDFTTPEHICAAAVAAMKAGHTHYTAAGGIAELKAAVARSYSERHGVEYAAEQVVISNGAKHSLHNAFTTLLNPGEQVIIPAPYWVSYAEQVKLAGGVPMIVETAEQDDFKLKPAQLERAIAPKSKILLLCSPSNPTGSMYSRDELVALADVVIERDLGVISDEIYEHLVYGDNRFASFATIRPGLAERTVLVNGVSKSYAMTGWRIGWTLSPVKLAKAMDNLQSQETSNPSSISQYAALAALTGPQQCVEQMLVEFAKRREFVKGRITQLPNLSSTQMSGAFYAFINISAHLKRSYNGVRVDNSAQWCLELLSQKSVATVMGSAFGAEGYARLSFANSMQNLEAGFDAIESFLKSPQ, translated from the coding sequence ATGGGACTCTCTATATCACGGGCCGTTGAAGCCCTGGAGCCGTCGGCCACAATCGCCATGGCCGCCAAGGCCCGTCAATTGAAGTCGACCGGCAAGACGGTCTACGACTTCAGTCTCGGAGAGCCTGACTTTACGACGCCCGAGCACATCTGTGCGGCCGCGGTTGCGGCAATGAAGGCCGGTCACACGCATTACACGGCCGCAGGCGGAATCGCCGAACTCAAGGCCGCTGTGGCGCGATCCTATTCCGAGCGGCATGGAGTCGAGTACGCGGCGGAACAAGTCGTGATTTCCAATGGCGCAAAGCACTCGCTGCATAATGCGTTCACCACATTACTCAATCCGGGCGAGCAAGTGATCATTCCCGCGCCCTACTGGGTTAGCTATGCCGAACAGGTGAAGCTGGCAGGCGGCGTGCCCATGATTGTCGAAACGGCCGAGCAAGATGATTTCAAACTCAAGCCCGCGCAGCTCGAGCGCGCTATAGCGCCGAAGTCCAAAATTCTGCTGTTGTGCTCGCCGTCGAATCCTACGGGAAGCATGTATTCGCGCGACGAGTTGGTCGCTTTGGCAGACGTCGTGATCGAACGAGACCTGGGAGTGATTTCTGACGAAATCTATGAGCATCTGGTTTACGGCGACAATCGATTTGCCAGCTTTGCCACGATTCGGCCCGGTTTGGCCGAACGAACCGTGTTGGTCAATGGTGTCAGCAAATCGTACGCCATGACGGGCTGGCGCATTGGCTGGACTTTATCACCCGTAAAGTTAGCCAAGGCCATGGACAACTTGCAGAGCCAAGAGACATCAAATCCGTCGAGCATTAGCCAATACGCGGCGCTTGCGGCGCTCACCGGACCTCAACAGTGCGTCGAACAGATGCTGGTGGAATTCGCCAAGCGGCGCGAGTTTGTGAAGGGTCGCATCACGCAATTGCCGAATTTGTCCAGCACGCAAATGAGCGGGGCATTTTACGCCTTCATCAACATCAGCGCGCATCTGAAACGCTCGTATAACGGCGTTCGCGTCGATAATTCGGCGCAGTGGTGCCTAGAGCTACTGTCGCAAAAAAGTGTCGCCACGGTGATGGGCTCGGCCTTTGGTGCCGAGGGCTACGCGCGACTATCATTTGCCAACAGCATGCAGAATCTGGAAGCGGGCTTCGACGCGATCGAGAGCTTCTTGAAGAGTCCGCAATAG
- a CDS encoding DUF1854 domain-containing protein, whose amino-acid sequence MASDTEGDHREPAASFSLQYDSFGRLVLTDGSGRRHVGVEPIRSFPLSDPQRWLSLCNVEGVEVLWIEDLDAVPAATRKLLVDELGRREFMPVIQRIVNVSSNTDPSQWEVTTDRGPTQFLLKSEDDVRRVGPNGAILIDSSGMRYLVPDTRQLDSTSRRVLERYM is encoded by the coding sequence ATGGCATCTGATACGGAGGGGGACCACCGCGAACCGGCAGCGTCGTTTTCTCTGCAATACGATTCGTTCGGCCGACTGGTCCTTACCGATGGCAGCGGGCGACGGCACGTAGGCGTCGAGCCCATTCGCTCCTTCCCGCTATCAGATCCCCAGCGTTGGCTCTCGCTTTGCAATGTCGAAGGCGTCGAGGTTCTGTGGATCGAAGATTTGGATGCCGTACCAGCCGCGACACGAAAGCTGCTTGTTGACGAATTGGGCCGGCGCGAGTTCATGCCGGTGATTCAGCGGATCGTGAACGTCTCGTCGAATACCGATCCGTCGCAATGGGAAGTGACAACTGATCGAGGGCCGACCCAATTCCTGCTGAAGAGCGAGGATGACGTACGCCGCGTCGGCCCGAACGGTGCGATCCTGATCGATTCGTCTGGGATGCGCTACCTGGTGCCCGACACCCGGCAACTCGACTCGACCAGCCGCCGCGTGCTGGAGAGGTACATGTAG
- a CDS encoding ABC transporter ATP-binding protein produces the protein MDDVPFILPALPDAWRRVALAHLDAGEVIHAWFAPDLDTALDYADGLVLLTDRRLLSAEVTAAEKDRGNATWQSWPLASVANLRAKERNGLGMLELLGTDARLGYWRYTNGRAVDAHEFVRRFDAVRRGLPLDSEEQEEAETFAQPAAEAVSTRALFRLARFARQRSSLILLGFVLTVATTAVGLVPYYLTVPLMAGLRQHYEKYEEITEERRLTPAAREKALDALQDHDGPPLGWLVSYCLMGMGAAAIAAWLFGWAQGIVMARVSERIAGDLRSQTYAHLHQLSLEFFGGKRTGDLIARISSDTDRICNFLADNVVDFASDILMFIGISIILFTWDPVLALAALLPLPLVAWLVYHVRGQLQHGFQRGGRAWSEMTNVLADTIPGIRVVKAFAQEQREIRRFQRANDRVIEANNRVNTVWAFFWPLVLFLNTAGLMVVWAFGAWRVFDFRIEPEYLFAFYLYIMRFYTRLESMSRMFSMTQRAAASSQRIFEVLDRVPSVPEPANPVNPGRIRGEIELRGIGFRYGNRQVIENVDLKIAPGELIGLVGPSGSGKSTLVNLVCRFYDVTEGSVLIDGVDVRQLSVSEYRRHIGVVLQDPFLFYGTISENIAYGRPDASRAEIVAAARAAKAHDFIMRLPDGYDSLVGERGQTLSGGERQRISIARAVLIDPRILILDEATSSVDTETEREIQEALDNLIQGRTTIAIAHRLSTLRRADRLIVLDRGRIVESGQHQDLLQLPGMYARLHRAQLALAQEAAE, from the coding sequence TTGGACGACGTACCCTTCATTCTTCCGGCTCTTCCTGATGCGTGGCGCCGTGTTGCTCTGGCGCACTTGGATGCGGGCGAAGTCATCCACGCCTGGTTTGCTCCGGATCTCGACACAGCGCTCGACTATGCCGACGGTTTAGTGTTGCTCACCGACCGCCGATTGCTATCGGCGGAAGTGACGGCCGCGGAAAAAGATCGCGGTAACGCAACGTGGCAGTCCTGGCCGCTAGCAAGTGTCGCGAACCTGCGCGCGAAAGAGCGCAACGGCCTGGGCATGCTCGAACTATTGGGAACCGACGCCCGCCTGGGGTACTGGCGATATACAAACGGCCGCGCCGTTGACGCACACGAGTTCGTGCGCCGCTTCGATGCCGTGCGGCGCGGGTTGCCGCTCGACTCGGAAGAGCAGGAAGAAGCGGAAACGTTTGCGCAGCCTGCCGCCGAAGCGGTCAGCACGCGCGCCCTGTTCCGCTTGGCGCGATTCGCTCGGCAACGTTCCAGCTTGATTCTGTTGGGTTTTGTTCTCACGGTCGCAACCACGGCCGTAGGGCTGGTGCCCTACTACCTCACAGTTCCCCTCATGGCGGGACTACGTCAGCATTACGAGAAGTACGAGGAAATTACCGAAGAACGACGGCTCACGCCTGCCGCGAGAGAGAAAGCCCTGGACGCACTGCAGGATCACGACGGCCCGCCCCTGGGCTGGTTGGTTTCCTATTGCCTGATGGGCATGGGCGCGGCGGCCATTGCAGCGTGGCTGTTCGGCTGGGCCCAGGGCATCGTGATGGCGCGGGTCAGCGAGCGCATCGCGGGCGATTTACGCAGTCAGACCTACGCGCACCTGCATCAACTGTCGCTGGAGTTTTTCGGCGGCAAGCGTACGGGCGACCTCATTGCGCGCATTTCGAGCGACACTGACAGGATATGCAACTTTCTGGCGGACAACGTCGTCGATTTCGCCAGCGATATCCTGATGTTTATCGGTATATCAATCATTCTTTTCACTTGGGACCCGGTGCTGGCTCTGGCTGCCCTCTTGCCGTTGCCCTTGGTGGCGTGGCTGGTTTACCACGTGCGAGGACAATTGCAGCACGGTTTTCAGCGCGGCGGCCGCGCCTGGTCGGAAATGACCAATGTCCTGGCCGATACGATTCCCGGCATCCGGGTCGTGAAAGCGTTCGCCCAAGAGCAGCGCGAGATCCGTCGCTTCCAGCGCGCCAACGATCGTGTGATCGAGGCCAACAATCGCGTCAACACGGTATGGGCCTTCTTCTGGCCGCTGGTGCTGTTTTTGAACACGGCAGGCTTGATGGTGGTCTGGGCGTTCGGGGCCTGGCGAGTCTTTGATTTCCGGATCGAGCCGGAATATCTCTTCGCCTTTTACCTATACATCATGCGGTTCTACACGAGGCTAGAGTCGATGAGCCGCATGTTCTCGATGACGCAACGGGCCGCGGCCAGCTCGCAACGAATCTTCGAAGTGCTCGATCGCGTCCCCAGCGTGCCCGAACCGGCCAATCCCGTGAATCCTGGTCGGATCCGTGGGGAAATCGAACTCCGCGGTATCGGTTTCCGCTACGGAAATCGGCAGGTTATCGAAAATGTCGATCTCAAAATCGCACCGGGCGAACTGATCGGCCTGGTTGGCCCCAGCGGCTCTGGCAAGAGTACTCTGGTGAACCTAGTGTGCCGCTTTTACGACGTGACCGAGGGGTCGGTGTTGATCGATGGCGTAGATGTGCGACAGCTCTCCGTGTCTGAGTATCGGCGCCATATTGGCGTCGTGCTGCAGGACCCGTTCCTGTTTTATGGCACGATTTCAGAAAATATCGCCTACGGCAGACCGGACGCCAGCCGCGCGGAGATCGTCGCCGCAGCACGCGCCGCCAAAGCCCACGACTTCATCATGCGACTGCCCGACGGGTATGATTCGCTGGTCGGCGAGCGTGGGCAAACGCTCTCCGGTGGCGAACGGCAACGGATCTCGATAGCCCGGGCCGTGTTGATCGACCCGCGTATCCTGATCCTGGACGAGGCCACCAGCTCGGTCGACACCGAAACCGAGCGCGAGATTCAAGAGGCGCTGGACAACCTCATCCAAGGGCGCACGACAATCGCGATCGCCCATCGCCTCAGCACGCTCCGCCGAGCCGATCGACTGATCGTGCTCGATCGTGGTCGGATCGTGGAAAGCGGGCAGCATCAGGACTTGCTGCAACTTCCCGGCATGTACGCACGCTTGCACCGTGCGCAATTGGCGCTGGCGCAGGAAGCTGCCGAGTGA
- the cphA gene encoding cyanophycin synthetase gives MEIRRIRTLRGSNTWAWFPVLEALIDLGELKDSPSNELPGFNERVMSWLPTMIEHRCSIGERGGFFERLRRGTYQGHILEHVTLELQQLCGCDVGFGKARETTEEGVYKVVIEFEDAVLGHECFATAMRLNQAAVYDRPFDIKSEIARLREMADDVLLGPSTRAIVAAAETRNIPIHRLTTGSLVQLGWGARQRRILTAETDRTSAIAESIAHDKELTRQLLRTIGVPVPEGRPVSDAADAWEAAQEIGLPVVVKPRDSNHGRGVFTGLTSREQVAAAFAYADGVGSGVLVERFAPGLEHRLLVVNGQVVAASRGEPAVIVGDGARNVAQLIDEQLNSDPRRGEDCSSLLYTIELDPVTTLAIEQQGFQPDSVPAPGTRILIKRNGNVDTDITDRVHPDVAARAIEAARVVGLDIAGLDIVAEDIGRPLEDQGGAVVEVNAGPGLQMHVQPSAGSPRPVGEAIIATMFPAGETGRIPLAAVTGNVARTATARLLGNILDRGHGPVGIATSDGVYRNGDLVKRGDASGYDGARAVLQHPLVEWVVCEVSAQSVRDEGLGFDSCDVAVVTGVGQEHRADLADAEKVEQVSVLKRCVVEAVARDRGWAVLNAEDAAVVGMAEYCHGAVIFYARDPRNRVVVEHRAKGGRTASVVDNNLALFDADKPLWEIPVPEAGKLDVTVLDYALPAAAAAWALGLSADEIRRGLARFAPQTVDA, from the coding sequence ATGGAAATCCGTCGGATTCGGACGTTGCGAGGTTCCAACACCTGGGCTTGGTTTCCGGTGCTGGAAGCCTTGATCGACCTGGGGGAATTAAAGGATTCGCCTTCCAATGAGTTGCCCGGCTTCAACGAACGAGTCATGTCCTGGCTCCCTACCATGATCGAGCACCGTTGCTCGATCGGAGAACGAGGGGGCTTCTTCGAGCGCTTACGGCGCGGCACTTATCAGGGACATATTCTCGAGCACGTCACACTCGAGTTGCAGCAACTGTGTGGCTGCGACGTCGGCTTTGGCAAGGCGCGCGAGACCACCGAAGAGGGAGTCTACAAGGTGGTCATCGAATTCGAGGACGCCGTGTTGGGGCACGAATGTTTTGCGACGGCCATGCGATTGAACCAGGCCGCCGTTTACGATCGGCCTTTTGACATCAAGTCCGAAATCGCCCGCTTGCGCGAAATGGCCGACGATGTGTTGCTAGGACCGAGCACACGCGCGATCGTGGCGGCGGCCGAGACGCGCAACATTCCCATCCATCGGCTTACCACGGGCAGCCTCGTACAGTTGGGATGGGGCGCGAGGCAGCGGCGCATTCTTACAGCCGAAACAGATCGCACCAGCGCTATCGCGGAGTCGATTGCGCACGACAAAGAGCTGACGCGACAGTTGCTGCGCACCATCGGCGTGCCAGTTCCTGAAGGACGCCCCGTCTCCGACGCAGCTGACGCCTGGGAGGCTGCGCAGGAAATCGGTTTGCCCGTCGTCGTTAAGCCGCGCGACAGCAACCACGGCCGTGGCGTCTTCACCGGACTGACCTCGCGCGAGCAGGTGGCCGCCGCGTTCGCGTACGCCGATGGCGTTGGCAGTGGCGTGCTTGTCGAGCGGTTCGCGCCGGGACTCGAACACAGATTATTGGTTGTCAACGGCCAGGTGGTCGCGGCATCGCGTGGCGAGCCAGCGGTGATCGTGGGGGACGGCGCCCGCAATGTGGCGCAACTCATCGACGAACAGCTCAACTCGGATCCACGTCGCGGAGAGGACTGTTCGAGCCTGCTGTATACGATCGAGCTCGATCCCGTGACGACCTTGGCGATCGAACAGCAGGGATTTCAACCGGATTCAGTGCCGGCGCCCGGCACGAGGATTCTGATCAAGCGGAATGGCAACGTTGATACTGATATCACGGATCGCGTTCACCCTGACGTCGCGGCGCGGGCCATCGAGGCGGCGCGCGTCGTCGGCCTCGATATTGCAGGACTCGATATCGTCGCCGAGGACATCGGCCGTCCGTTGGAGGACCAGGGGGGCGCCGTGGTGGAAGTCAACGCGGGCCCGGGCCTGCAAATGCACGTCCAACCATCGGCCGGCTCGCCGCGGCCGGTCGGCGAAGCGATCATCGCCACGATGTTTCCTGCCGGTGAGACAGGCCGCATTCCACTCGCGGCGGTGACGGGAAATGTCGCCAGGACAGCAACCGCCCGGCTGTTGGGTAATATTCTCGACCGGGGCCACGGCCCCGTGGGGATCGCCACGAGCGACGGCGTGTACCGTAACGGCGACCTGGTAAAGCGTGGCGACGCTAGTGGCTATGACGGCGCCCGGGCCGTGCTGCAACATCCGCTCGTCGAATGGGTCGTGTGCGAGGTCAGTGCTCAAAGCGTACGTGACGAGGGATTGGGCTTCGACTCCTGTGACGTGGCCGTGGTGACCGGCGTAGGGCAGGAGCATCGTGCGGATCTGGCGGACGCCGAAAAGGTCGAACAGGTTTCGGTGCTGAAACGCTGCGTCGTGGAAGCAGTGGCTCGCGATCGCGGCTGGGCCGTGCTCAACGCGGAAGATGCGGCCGTTGTCGGCATGGCCGAGTATTGTCACGGTGCGGTGATCTTCTACGCGCGCGATCCGCGCAATCGAGTGGTCGTCGAGCACCGCGCCAAGGGAGGGCGGACGGCATCGGTCGTCGACAACAATTTGGCTTTGTTCGACGCGGACAAGCCACTCTGGGAAATCCCCGTTCCCGAGGCCGGCAAACTCGACGTTACCGTGCTGGATTACGCGCTGCCAGCCGCTGCCGCAGCCTGGGCGCTCGGCCTTTCGGCCGACGAAATCCGACGTGGCTTGGCACGGTTCGCTCCTCAAACGGTAGACGCCTGA